One window of the Crassaminicella thermophila genome contains the following:
- a CDS encoding LytR/AlgR family response regulator transcription factor — protein MFKVIIVDDEKYIRDELRYFLEKDKEINIIAETGDGKEVMDLVEKLNPDIVFLDIQIQDVNGLLLARKILDRNNPPYIILATAYNEYAIQGFEINVADYILKPFSEERLKIAIDRIKKQNQKKNKNFAENEEFDLNKLCVFKNNRYILMDIDEIQYIESIKNDIVVHARDGEYHCNYSLKELEERFKKKKFIRTHKSYIVNIDFINEIIPWFNYTYKVKIKEKENIEIPVSRNYLKKFKKLLGI, from the coding sequence GTGTTTAAGGTTATTATTGTAGATGATGAGAAATATATTAGAGATGAGTTAAGATACTTTCTGGAAAAAGATAAGGAGATTAATATCATTGCAGAGACAGGAGATGGAAAAGAAGTAATGGATTTAGTAGAAAAGTTAAATCCAGACATTGTGTTTTTAGATATTCAAATACAAGATGTAAACGGACTTTTGTTGGCACGGAAAATATTAGATAGAAACAATCCTCCTTATATTATTTTAGCAACGGCTTACAATGAATATGCTATTCAAGGCTTTGAAATAAATGTAGCAGATTATATATTGAAACCTTTTTCTGAAGAACGGTTAAAGATTGCTATTGATCGAATAAAAAAGCAAAATCAGAAAAAAAATAAAAACTTTGCAGAAAACGAAGAGTTTGATTTGAATAAGTTATGTGTATTTAAAAATAATAGATATATTCTTATGGATATAGATGAAATTCAATATATTGAATCTATAAAAAATGATATTGTTGTTCATGCAAGAGATGGAGAATATCATTGCAATTATTCATTAAAAGAATTAGAAGAAAGATTTAAAAAGAAAAAATTTATTCGCACCCATAAAAGCTATATTGTCAATATTGATTTTATTAATGAGATTATTCCTTGGTTTAATTACACATATAAGGTAAAAATAAAGGAGAAAGAAAACATAGAAATACCTGTTAGCAGGAATTATTTAAAAAAATTTAAAAAGTTATTAGGCATATGA